A genomic segment from Vidua macroura isolate BioBank_ID:100142 chromosome Z, ASM2450914v1, whole genome shotgun sequence encodes:
- the MED18 gene encoding mediator of RNA polymerase II transcription subunit 18: protein MEAPPVTMMPVTGGTINMMEYLLQGSVLDQSLESLLHRLRGLCDNMEPETFLDHEMVFLLKGQQASPFVLRARRSMDKSGMPWHLRYLGQPEIGDKNRHALVRNCVDIATSENLTDFLVEMGFRMDHEFVAKGHVFRKGIMKIVVYKIFRILMPGNTESIEPLSLSYLVELNVVAPAGQDIVSDDMRNFAEQLKPLVHLEKIDPKRLM, encoded by the exons ATGGAGGCGCCGCCGGTGACCATGATGCCCGTCACGGGCGGCACCATCAACATGATGGAATACCTGCTCCAAG GGAGCGTGCTGGACCAGAGCCTGGAGAGCCTCCTGCACCGCCTGCGCGGGCTGTGCGACAACATGGAGCCCGAGACCTTCCTGGACCACGAGATGGTGTTCCTGCTGAAGGGGCAGCAGGCCAGCCCCTTCGTGCTGCGCGCCCGGCGCTCCATGGACAAGAGCGGGATGCCCTGGCACCTGCGCTATCTGGGACAGCCCGAAATAGGCGACAAGAACCGCCACGCGCTGGTGCGCAACTGCGTGGACATCGCCACGTCCGAGAATCTGACGGACTTCCTGGTGGAGATGGGCTTCCGCATGGACCACGAGTTCGTGGCCAAAGGGCACGTATTCCGCAAGGGCATAATGAAGATCGTGGTGTACAAGATCTTCCGCATACTGATGCCAGGAAACACGGAGAGCATTGAGCCACTCTCCCTCTCCTACTTGGTGGAGCTCAATGTAGTTGCGCCAGCAGGGCAAGACATCGTTTCTGATGACATGAGGAACTTTGCTGAGCAGCTGAAGCCTCTAGTACACCTGGAGAAAATTGACCCCAAAAGACTAATGTGA